The nucleotide window GCCACCCCTGGTTTACAGATGGAGCTCCAGAGAACAAAACCATTCTCCCGGGGGGCCCATGGCATCTTGCCAGTGCTCCCGAGGCGCTGTGGCGACACCTCCAGAATCTCACTGCCAGGTGCTCCTGCCACCTTTGGGTCCAATGCATCACACCTCACACTTTGATCTACAGGATAAGCTGTGGCCAGATGAGATAcgtattttaaatacatatttataagcaATATGTTTTACACTGAAGATTTCCCAGACATCAAGCTCCTAGCAACCTAAGCTTGAGTTAAACCAATCAAGTGCTTATCAGTTAATGCTATTATCAGGCTTGACTGGGGGCAAAGAGTATAGAAGAAGCTTCCAGGATGATTATCCAAAATGCAAGGGGCTGGGGATGAAAGGCttacagagacacagagagaaggaaggggtaTCTTATCACAGCACTAACTGCGTCTTTGTAGGGCAGACGAAACAGAGTATCTAACCCTTTCCAGCATTCTCACAGTGAAGGCCACACAAGGACAAGGTTGGAAGTTGAGAATGCTGCAAACGGGAAAGAAAAAGTCAAGTTCGAGGGCAGATGAACAGACCCTGGTTTGCTGTGGTTTTGGTGGTGGTCCAGTTCAGAAGAGGGAGGGGCCAAAGTCCAGCCACCATTTAACAGGGACGTTCCTGCAAACAAGTTGGCTTCTTGCCCTCAGAAGCAAGGAAAGACATGTTTCTCCACTTCTGACTTACCATCATCTTGTCTAAACAGGCAAAAATGTTCTGGGCCATAGCAATGGACAGGAGACTTATCATCACACGACTCTGAAACACTGTTCAGTCTGACACCACTAATGCCTGGTCAGGAGAGTTTCAGTGCAAATAGGCATTTTGCAAAATTACTCTGACtcagcttaaaattcaacaagttATTCAAATGTCTGCTTCCCAGTTTGATTCTTAACCGAGAAAACAGCCCCGCGAGCTTGAATTTAATACCATAAAGCCAAGAGTGTTCTAGTGTGCTAAAAAACCCTCAAGGCGCTCGACACGTGTGCCAAAGTGCAACACTGGAGTCGTGAGTTATTTTTGGAAGTTCTGTCAACAAAGAACAAATACCATCGTTGTTATTAAAAACTATAAAGCATTCACTCAAAACAGAAGGGGAGGGGAGATAACCTTATTGCTCCAAAAACCAATATATACTAGACAACATGGACAGAAAATTATTAGTGTTCGTTACATAAAAAGAGTCCAATACTCCGTCGCAGAGGCACTCCAGTGTGACTGTTTTGGTAGTTAATCACAAGTCAGTTGAAGTATTTGACATTCCACAGATAGAACAAATACTACAACCAGAGTGTGTCTTTTAGGCGGTTGGTAGTGATATATAAAGAACCCTGCTGGAAATAAATGCTTATGCAAAGCTGACCAGAGGGCATGGTTGTTAATTAACAGCATTAGCAGCCCTTGACACAGAAGACAGCTAAGAATCAGGGAGCGAGTGACGGCAGCAAGGGAGGGTCCtgagcccccccaccccatttAGCCACACCAGAGAGGCCTTCCTGATTCTGCCCTCTCGCTGAGCCTGAGCTCGCCATCCAGGGACAAAAGGGACGTAACAGATTAAGGTCAAGTCTTGCCAGGGACGCAAAGTGCCTGACTGGGGATGGTGGTGCTTGTAATACAGCGTGATGTCGCCAGGCCCAGCCCAGCTCCCCAGACTCCACCACCacaccccctccaccccaaaACTGCCCGGTAAGCTTCCTTCCCGAAGCAGGATCGATCATTTAGTCAAACaattaaggagaaaaagaaacagaaaaagcttTTAACCCTGGTCCTGCCCTCAtcccttttgtttctcttatttcttgtAAGTGTCTTGCTTCAAGTTCAAACTGGAGCTCTGGGGAGGGAGTCCTGGAGAAAAGGATTTCAGATACCAACAGCCGTACGTCCCGTACCAGCCCAGAAGACCGAACAGGGTGCCAAACACTTTCTGGGACAAGTTGTGGAAGTAGACGGCCGTGCACAGAAACATCCACACCCAGATGAAGGTCAGGAAGCCCAGGGCCACCACCAGGGTGGTGATGGCTGCGTGGAGACAGTGGTTCCTGTCCGTCTTCACCTCGTGCAGCACGGCCATCTCCTCCACAATCATGAGGGCGCAGAAGGTCAGCAGGAAGGAGTGGCCTGAGATGTCGAAGCCGTGCCAAAAGCCCCCTTCCCCGTGGCACTGCTGCTTGCTCTGGTGctcctttctctccccctccAGGGCTGGAGACTGGTAGCAGCTGCCCGTGTAGTGCTCGATGTTGGAGAAGATGGCCGTGCAGACGTACCAGATGGCCGTGCCCACGAGCAGGGTGCTCAGCCGCCGCAGGACCAGGCCGGCCTTGCCCGTCAGGTGGTAGTTGGTGAGGGCAAtgaaaggcaggaggaggcagaaggtCCAGGCCCAGGCCACTTTGACAAAATacctgggagaggaggagagtgGAGGTGAAGAGCGGGGATGTGGCAGAGTCCCGTGCCATGCCTCAGGACTCTGGACTCGTGAGCAGGGAAAAAGGCAAAAGGGTAATAAGAGCTAGAGATGACAGCTTCACCTATGTAAGTATAAcctcaaagaaagaaagtgaaagcgttagttgctctatcgtgtcccactcttggcgatcctgtggactgcagcccaccaggctcctctggccacggaattctccaggccaagaataccggagtgagtagccattcccttctccaggggatcttcctgatcagacctgggtctcccatattgcaggcagattctttaccatctaagccaccagggaagccattaactCCTAATCCTGACACAACTCTATGAGAAAGGTACtactattatccccactttataaTAAGAAAACTTTATCTGTACAGAGGTACaaacacagaggcacagagaagcatCATGCCCAAAGCGGAGGCCATCGGAGGTGGAGCTGGGGTTCAAATCCAGGGCTGCTATCTTAAGCACTATGTTATTTGCTCAGGAAAGTAATTACAAACCTTTTATGTACATCCACTTTCCCACAGAACACTCAGTTACCCTGTGAGGAAGGTGTCATTAGCCCCATATTATAGATAAAGAATAGTTTGgtaacttgcccaggatcacactCACACGACCAGCAAGCCCAGGTGAAACCAAGGTTTGGCCAGCCCCCAAACCCATGCTTTCTCTACACCAAATCTTTTTCCTACGTGGCAGAAATGATCAGACAGAAGCTTGGCTTCAGGctagaagacccaggttccaaTCCTGACTCTGACTTATCAACacacttctctgggcctccatttctCAACTGTCAAGTAGAACTGAGGGGATGAAATGACCTTTAAAATCCCTTTCAGAGCCAATAATTCACTAGCTCCCTTTGATTAAATTATCGGGTTGACCACAAAGTTCGTTaagagtttttctgtaacattttaacCAACCCAATAACCAGCACAGAAGTGTGGAACAAAACACTAGAATTCATGGAAGCTCTCAAACGACAGGAACTTGTCTGCCAGGCTGCTGGGCACCCAGCTCACCCAGGCCAGATTAAGCAAGCAGCTGCCTTGTCTGCCACCCCTGAGTTCATCAAAGGTAGATGACCTAGAGACCAGGGGCGGTCAACACACATGCAAGAGACACCTGGGGCCAGGACCACTCTCGTAATCTAGTCTCAGCCCAGCCTCCGTGagtggggaaagaaggaaggtggGCGAGAGACAGTAAGACTCTTGGGTcccaaagcctcctcagacaatgcCCAAGCACCTGTCATGAAAGTCTTCCCTGGGACTGACATGCAAGGATCTGGCTAGAGTCAAGACCTGTCAGGTATCTGATGAAGCTGCTGCAGAAAGAAACTAGGGTTTTAAGTAGATGAGCAAAGTTGGACTGACTCTTGCAAGACACCACAGACACTGTAATTCAAAGAAGAATGGAAGCTCACACCAAGGGAGAAGTTTTATCTTTCAGACTTTCCCTTCACTATTGCAAATCAGTGTTTGTGTCAATAAACTTAAAATCcaagaggtttaaaaaaagaataaaaggacttCCTTGGccatccaatggttaagactccacacttccaatgcgagggtgtgggttcaatccctggtgggggaacaaGCATCCCACATGTCTCTGGGCAtggccagaaaataaataaattaaaaaaaaaaaaaaggagcggGTGGGTGGACTTAAGGAGAAGTCtcaaagagctcaactggaattgcattcCTGGGCCACTGCCATGAACTTTGAGTAGTTGAGAAGATCCAAGCAGATCCAGGGGAAAGGTCATAGACTGGAGGGTTCCGCTCCGGGGTGATTATCTTGGAGCGGGGGATTGTCACAGGCTAGGACAGGCTTTCAAAGGTGGGGGTtgtggggggagggaaggggtgtTGGGGAAAGAAGGCAGGTCTACTTGCCCCACCCAAGTGTGATGGGATTCCGTCACCAGCTGGGGGGAATACAGCACTTAGGGCGGAGGCTCACGGTCTGACACTGGCAGGCAGGAGGGAGATGGCATCTCCCCTAAAGCAGGGGCCAACTCCTAATCCCGAGGGGAGGCACGGGGAGCAGCCACAGAGGCTGGTTCACGcccccttcccatctcccacctCTACACACACGGAGATACACACACCCTGCCCGTCACCCCTGCCCAGTCAAGCTCAGACTCTCTGCTCTGGATGTGCAAACGCGACTTGCTAGTGACACTAGCTATCCCAGGGTCCCCTCGTCGAGACACGCGTGTAGACACAGCTGCCACGATGCGGAGAAGGACCTCCCCTTCCAATGACCCGTCCATCAGAGCAGTTAAGCCCCGGCTTTCTGGGCAAGCCGACAGTGACGGCTACGGCGGGGGCAGGAGGGGACCCGGGGCGCACTCACACGTTGAGGACGTTGCGCTTGTTGCTGAGATAGCTCTCGGGCAGCGGGGAGAGCTCCTTGAGGAGGGAGCCCGCCAGCATAGAGGCCGCCAGAGCCCAGGGCAGGTATTTCCGCACTGCCGATCGCACCAGCGTCCCCCGGAGGACCCACGCGCAGCGCTCCAGGTGCTCCATGCCCGACCTCGTCGGCCACCGTCCTCCTCCGCGCACCCTCTCGGCCACCGTCTTGCCCTTCATCCGGGCCGGCGCCACCGCCTCCCTTTGGGCGCATGCGCGCCGCTCGCAGGTCCCGCCCCTGAGAGGCGTCGGGCTTCGGAGCCCGCGCGCGCCCCCGCCTGGCCGCCTGCAGCCTCTGCAGCGTGCCTGTCTCCGAATTGCTCATccctcttttttgttgttcaattgcgCAGTCCGACCGCATgggctgcagcaagccaggcttccctgtccttcactatcttttttttattaaataccaACTATTtgtttatctatctatccatttatctatctatctatctatttatttttggcttccctgggccCGGATCCATCCTTTCCTTGTTCTCCAAATCTGGCTTGCACAGTCAGGCAGATTAGAATTTCAACCTCTGTTCCTTGCTCTGGTCAGAGGAATAAATGCTTGTGGGAATATTTGCTGCAGGAGCGGGAGAATGAACGTAGCACTGTAGGAACTGGAGCAGTGGTCCCAGCATCATTTAGTCTCTCTCTTGGTAGCTGTTCTTCCAtagagccttagttttctcacctgcaaaataGGAAGAGGACAGATCTACCTCTTTCCTAAGAGTTAGTTATGAACTCGAGGTTCCTTATGGTGGTCCAGATGCAGGGatgtgagaaaatgaaataactgcTTGAAAttgttatatttacattttaaaatactttattttcccttttaaaacaaCTGCGTATTTGTATTGAGTGAAAATGCTGGACCCTGGGAGTTAATGGCAATCCAATGAACATGTTAATGAGTCAGTCACTCTTTTAACACAGAGTTAAACCGTTTCACGGGCAGAGGAgtctagagggctacagtccatgggtcgcaaaagagtcagacacgacttagcaactaaacaacagcaaaaccctCTCATCCCCTGTCATGGCTGGGTATCTGATTCAGAGTTTCCCAAACTCAAAGCATTTCTTTgctactgtattagtttcctagggctgccataacaaattactacaatGTGTTGGcttaaacaaacagaaatttattctctgacAATTCTAGAGGCCAGAAATCTGCAATCAACCTGCTGACAGGACCACCTCCCAAGCAGAAATATCCATGGAATAATAGATTCTGTGTTCCAGTTATATTTCTTCTATGACAAAAATAAGGTTTCTGTTGAAATATTCATTatctctatgggcttccctgttcgctcaaatggtaaagaatctgcctgcaatccaggagatctgggttccatccctgggttaggaagataccctagagaagggaatggcaacccactccaatattcttgcctggaaaattctattaacagaggagcctagcgtgctgtagtccagggggtcacaaagacttggacacaactgaacgactgacacTTTTTTCTGTCTGCCTAAAATAATCCTCTCTCCCTAAACCAAGGGTAGCTACTGCACTTTGGGGAACACCTGTCTGATTTATGCCTATAATAGACTGATATTTAAAATCTCTCATGCAGAgagtcaataaaataataaaagtatt belongs to Bos indicus isolate NIAB-ARS_2022 breed Sahiwal x Tharparkar chromosome 13, NIAB-ARS_B.indTharparkar_mat_pri_1.0, whole genome shotgun sequence and includes:
- the FITM2 gene encoding acyl-coenzyme A diphosphatase FITM2, encoding MKGKTVAERVRGGGRWPTRSGMEHLERCAWVLRGTLVRSAVRKYLPWALAASMLAGSLLKELSPLPESYLSNKRNVLNVYFVKVAWAWTFCLLLPFIALTNYHLTGKAGLVLRRLSTLLVGTAIWYVCTAIFSNIEHYTGSCYQSPALEGERKEHQSKQQCHGEGGFWHGFDISGHSFLLTFCALMIVEEMAVLHEVKTDRNHCLHAAITTLVVALGFLTFIWVWMFLCTAVYFHNLSQKVFGTLFGLLGWYGTYGCWYLKSFSPGLPPQSSSLNLKQDTYKK